One Lucilia cuprina isolate Lc7/37 chromosome 4, ASM2204524v1, whole genome shotgun sequence DNA segment encodes these proteins:
- the LOC111690226 gene encoding unconventional myosin-XVIIIa isoform X7, whose protein sequence is MRSSKPSIPQPIKNYSSMVERPHIQLNSSVSAPLNKDESNSSISSNATNVSSFASPPSTPSPRPPIPPKDPNRLRKQVKLMPKQRERSPAQTFNKSSRSLNYDSDDGLRSSTGTSRTSCNGITNQSETVADGTNGYASTVPVEVKLKLPLPKIDATANPSSSYVSNGHYTRPSAERLRLVTRSPSPAYSVKSTSSRASSVSSSTVTSTTRSSFSRLQTPPRRVFPQTYTQGDQFDAYEMRNMEQSPVVFDANLSFVLGCRKQPVHQSFRPSPSFEDPRTASAFLSEKIQNFLKRTDHVQEEWSALGRRSRKRSTASTANSGRATPTNSMYDDNDPLSETISLIERQRERNSMERCPSVGRSKSSQNILTKAFQLSKTLPKTPTSRSNSLAREISDMDDDDDDDRTIQEGDDNELDELSEMTVDLAEERSTANMATERLEAETGERLRLEKELSEKENKVKSLQETTEKLEMELICAKSDLNGISEEEEDLENEDGSSSGSIYKLKYERVAKELEFTKRRLQTQHEHDLEQLIGLKKQLEKKLSDAYEEVEEQRQVVGQWKRKAQKMTNEMNDLRMLLEEQSGRNNLLEKKQRKFDSECQALQDTARQERQSKERLSRENDILIAEKFTLEQSLADTRLELDLKEEKLASLQRELEEMTFGGGTEEEIAQLRRSKNELDRRVKEQEEELDEMAGQVQLLEQAKLRLEMTLETMRKEARREAQQRDEELEEARGSAYKKIKALECQLETEHEERTLLLREKHELERRLSSMEDQDRVDRQAEEAANQKIRRDLRKYKALLKDAHAQLERLKADTPGKTLIRQLRNQLEDAESARTLAMKARQTAEADLAEVQSMYEESNRARNEAEDRANAAQRERTELQAQIEENEEELAELMKKYSAAVKQLNTEQIAASEYEFKLSELEAERNNLKEQITELQHRLENIENLTDPSAAMMSKRLELRTKELESRLELEQATRARLEVQVNRHKEALERLQNEVSQAKVRELQAQDALKKSQKSLRELREEFHVVSGREQESVTKRKDLEKKIEQVESESSALKNDLRLALQRIADLQQAMEEGDEDLTDSEDSQTSDASLSDLEDRLKPIQVRRSSLQKQNGGSVSTTTTLVREKADNSPRITLTSPSSPHIHKLALTAKKLNDDDPKQSLLVTTNIDSLKNGDVS, encoded by the exons ATGCGTAGTTCCAAACCATCGATACCACaaccaattaaaaattattcatcaATGGTCGAAAGACCTCATATACAATTGAATTCTTCAGTCTCCGCTCCATTAAACAAAGATGAAAGTAACTCTTCTATATCCTCAAATGCAACCAATGTCTCGTCCTTTGCCTCGCCACCTTCCACACCCTCTCCGCGTCCTCCAATACCACCAAAAGATCCCAATCGCTTACGTAAACAAGTAAAATTGATGCCAAAACAACGAGAACGTAGCCCGGCtcaaacatttaacaaatcGTCGCGATCTTTAAACTATGATTCCGACGATGGTTTGCGCTCTTCCACTGGTACATCTAGAACGTCATGTAATGGAATAACAAATCAATCAGAGACTGTTGCTGATGGCACTAATGGCTATGCATCAACAGTCCCTGTAGAAGTCAAACTAAAACTTCCTCTTCCTAAAATAGATGCAACTGCTAACCCAAGTTCGTCTTATGTTTCGAACGGACACTACACACGTCCATCGGCTGAGCGACTTAGATTGGTTACACGTTCGCCTAGTCCAGCTTATTCGGTGAAAAGTACATCGTCCAGAGCCTCTTCCGTAAGCTCCAGTACCGTTACTTCTACTACTCGTTCTTCCTTTTCTCGCCTACAAACACCTCCAAGACGTGTTTTTCCACAGACATACACCCAAGGTGATCAATTTGATGCATATGAAATGAGAAACATGGAGCAATCGCCTGTAGTATTTGATGCGAATCTTTCATTTGTTTTGGGTTGTCGTAAGCAACCTGTTCATCAGTCATTTCGGCCCTCGCCTTCGTTTGAAGATCCTCGCACGGCATCAGCATTTTTGagcgaaaaaattcaaaattttcttaagagaaCTGATCATGTCCAGGAAGAATGGTCAGCTTTAGGTCGACGTAGTCGCAAGAGATCAACAGCATCTACCGCCAACAGTGGCAGGGCAACACCCACTAACTCTATGTATGATGACAATGATCCATTATCAGAAACAATAAGTCTTATCGAAAGGCAAAGAGAGCGTAACAGTATGGAACGCTGTCCATCCGTAGGACGTTCAAAGTCGTCCCAAAACATTTTGACCAAAGCTTTCCAACTCTCAAAAACTTTACCAAAAACGCCAACTTCACGTTCGAATTCATTGGCCAGAGAAATCTCTGATatggatgatgatgacgacgatgatcGAACTATTCAAGAAGGGGATGATAACGAACTGGATGAG TTATCCGAAATGACGGTAGATTTAGCTGAAGAACGTTCTACAGCCAATATGGCAACGGAACGTTTGGAAGCCGAAACCGGAGAGCGACTCCGTCTGGAAAAAGAACTGTCGGAGAAGGAAAACAAAGTTAAGAGTTTACAAGAAACTACCGAAAAACTGGAAATGGAATTAATTTGTGCCAAATCGGACCTGAATGGCATTTCTGAAGAAGAAGAAGATCTAGAAAACGAAGACGGCAGTTCATCTGGCAgtatatataaacttaaatatgAACGTGTAGCAAAAGAACTTGAATTTACCAAAAGAAGATTACAAACACAGCACGAGCATGATTTGGAACAGCTAATTGgtctaaaaaaacaattggaGAAGAAG CTGTCCGATGCTTACGAAGAGGTCGAAGAACAACGTCAGGTCGTTGGTCAATGGAAACGCAAGGCTCAGAAAATGACCAATGAAATGAACGATTTAAGAATGCTTTTAGAAGAGCAAAGCGGCCGCAATAATTTATTGGAGAAAAAGCAAAGAAAGTTCGATTCTGAATGTCAAGCATTACAA GACACCGCTCGTCAAGAACGTCAATCGAAGGAACGTTTATCCCGAGAAAATGATATACTCATTGCTGAAAAATTTACGCTGGAACAATCATTAGCG GACACTCGCCTTGAGCTCGATCTTAAGGAAGAAAAGTTAGCATCATTACAACGAGAGTTGGAGGAAATGACATTTGGTGGCGGTACTGAAGAAGAGATTGCTCAGTTAAGGCGATCCAAAAATGAATTGGATAGACGAGTCAAGGAACAAGAAGAGGAGTTGGACGAAATGGCAGGTCAAGTTCAATTGTTGGAACAAGCTAAATTACGATTGGAAATGACATTGGAAACAATGCGCAAAGAAGCGCGAAGAGAGGCTCAACAGCGAGACGAAGAATTGGAAGAAGCTCGTGGTAGTgcatataagaaaattaaag CCCTTGAATGTCAACTAGAGACTGAGCATGAAGAAAGAACTCTGTTATTGAGGGAAAAACATGAATTGGAACGTCGACTTTCATCAATGGAGGACCAAGATCGTGTTGATCGACAAGCTGAGGAGGCAGCTAATCAAAAAATCCGTCGTGATTTGCGTAAATACAAAGCTCTACTTAAAGATGCTCACGCTCAATTGGAAAGACTTAAGGCTGACACCCCTGGCAAAACTTTAATACGTCAACTTCGTAATCAACTTGAGGACGCTGAGTCTGCCCGCACTTTAGCAATGAAAGCACGACAAACTGCCGAAGCAGACTTGGCTGAAGTTCAATCGATGTACGAAGAGTCCAATAGAGCTCGCAATGAAGCTGAGGATCGAGCCAACGCAGCTCAACGTGAGCGCACTGAATTGCAAGCCCAAATAGAAGAAAACGAAGAAGAATTGGCCGAGCTAATGAAAAAGTACAGTGCTGCGGTTAAACAGCTAAACACCGAGCAGATTGCAGCTTCcgaatatgaatttaaattatcGGAATTGGAAGCAGAAAGAAATAATCTTAAAGAGCAAATAACAGAATTGCAACATAGActggaaaatattgaaaatttgacaGATCCCTCGGCGGCTATGATGTCGAAACG atTGGAGTTACGTACCAAAGAATTGGAATCAAGATTAGAATTAGAACAGGCCACTAGAGCTCGTTTAGAAGTTCAAGTAAATCGTCACAAAGAAGCCTTAGAACGGCTACAAAATGAAGTTTCACAAGCTAAAGTTCGAGAACTACAGGCCCAAGATGCACTGAAAAAGTCTCAGAAAAGTTTAAGGGAACTGCGCGAAGAGTTCCACGTTGTATCTGGTAGAGAACAAGAGTCTGTAACAAAACGGAAggatttagaaaagaaaatagaacAAGTTGAATCGGAATCATCTGCACTGAAGAATGATTTGCGATTAGCTTTACAACGTATTGCTGATTTACAACAAGCAATGGAAGAAGGCGATGAAGATTTAACAGACAG CGAGGATTCACAAACTTCGGATGCCTCTCTTAGCGATCTTGAAGACCGTCTAAAACCCATACAAGTACGACGATCATCTCTGCAAAAGCAAAATGGAGGCTCAGTTAGTACCACCACCACATTAGTCCGAGAGAAAGCCGATAATAGCCCCAG AATAACATTGACTTCACCCTCCTCTCCACATATACACAAATTGGCACTGACTGCCAAGAAATTAAATGATGATGACCCTAAACAATCCCTATTGGTAACAACAAATATCGACTCTCTTAAAAATGGTGATGTTTCTTAA
- the LOC111690226 gene encoding unconventional myosin-XVIIIa isoform X2: MFNFMKKGVSVASGSASDREKAEREEKEKRKREKKQRKEGKHASGVPGSMSTEELLRLDEVRRSLKIRGRRKEKEKLPSGITADYSAEFFAALNADASGGSELDRGNEEIVASVNTTIESRYNGSGNTSIHSIAESSAYMGAIGDVSKSRFMLPVPPKPPKRGILKGSRSNISNIHEEITVASPDALIRNTIQNEMIFDGNRSMGGAGSIGSSSSQHGTSFTSVESLRSDEGGIQRAMTLPTSARYTTHVPHANLRVMTSPSPSADSLTDTTNSSFATPPFSLSPIGESQGIERWSRVQAFEDTDLPLPPIKLVKLPPPRSLTIRRKKSPRQDFGFSLRKAICLDRTESLANPVFKPVIFAEPGAGGSSTGLLPGDRLLKVNGTPVCDLSREIIIEMIRNSGESVTVEVQPVSELVELSRRCMPQNNINDVDDSDRALLNVNNCNTLKRSASKRIKSRNANELQQQNSQEENSISTTNEANCNNDHVWLVHRGGFCAALRLSQTKSHLDNHKVVIQLLHNGEEMTVDEDDIEKQNSPSLDLVEDICELKHLNEASVLHCLRQRFASNLIHTKAGPTLLVVNPMAPLSLYSEKVVSMFRGCKTEDMPPHIYSLAQTAYRAMLESRRDQSLIFMGRSGSGKTTSFKHALYYLALAAGSVNNFLNAEKVNSVNIILEAFGNAKTCLNANATRLTQLLSLDFDQSGQIASASLQVLLPERQRAGRRLNNEHCFHIMSRLLAGAAGSLQKELHIDSLPAEDNHPFVSLSQKLEDRQRAAAEFMRVVQAFETLNIDPKAVRGIWSILASIYHLGLAGVTVVGAGPTARTQFANPSAARKAAALLGVSLEDLSGAAFNVNASGNTSPSKTSGDNIECAWESLDALVIGLYSEALAAVVALINKAICTSAHTIASIVLVDTPGFQNPASCGSQIGATLSDLKHNYLQERLQLLFHHNTLVAPRDRYAQELVEIDTECVGDTNPGPLVSLIDKAPQNHVVRSSQRDLREQDRRGLLWLLDEESIYPNSNDDTFLERLFSHYGDREHQTLLRKCTGPKQFVLQHLQGTNPVLYSVNGWVRNSREHPAIRNAGSLLQDSSRDEISRLYIGSLTRSSGGIVFCGSFAGLEGTQSLRRVSSIRRSFTSAGVKRNSIMLQVKFTVDGIIDTLRRTGTHFVHCYLLQHNAGQHTAFTSNGSPNTLAVQNAKDDLVNIPLLRSQLRGSQVLDAARLHRLGFPESVPLGEFVRRFGLLVGESNKDITVEQILSSNEIDPTTYRIGPSQILFRSGVLSELEAKRDELLSDRIIQLQAYCRGHLARKAMAQRRVQELAVRCIQRNVKAFLVVRDWPWWRLLVRVMPLLNVHRTEEQLKIANEELLTLRAKLERIENDRNELKTENQKLEAKLSEMTVDLAEERSTANMATERLEAETGERLRLEKELSEKENKVKSLQETTEKLEMELICAKSDLNGISEEEEDLENEDGSSSGSIYKLKYERVAKELEFTKRRLQTQHEHDLEQLIGLKKQLEKKLSDAYEEVEEQRQVVGQWKRKAQKMTNEMNDLRMLLEEQSGRNNLLEKKQRKFDSECQALQDTARQERQSKERLSRENDILIAEKFTLEQSLADTRLELDLKEEKLASLQRELEEMTFGGGTEEEIAQLRRSKNELDRRVKEQEEELDEMAGQVQLLEQAKLRLEMTLETMRKEARREAQQRDEELEEARGSAYKKIKALECQLETEHEERTLLLREKHELERRLSSMEDQDRVDRQAEEAANQKIRRDLRKYKALLKDAHAQLERLKADTPGKTLIRQLRNQLEDAESARTLAMKARQTAEADLAEVQSMYEESNRARNEAEDRANAAQRERTELQAQIEENEEELAELMKKYSAAVKQLNTEQIAASEYEFKLSELEAERNNLKEQITELQHRLENIENLTDPSAAMMSKRLELRTKELESRLELEQATRARLEVQVNRHKEALERLQNEVSQAKVRELQAQDALKKSQKSLRELREEFHVVSGREQESVTKRKDLEKKIEQVESESSALKNDLRLALQRIADLQQAMEEGDEDLTDSEDSQTSDASLSDLEDRLKPIQVRRSSLQKQNGGSVSTTTTLVREKADNSPRITLTSPSSPHIHKLALTAKKLNDDDPKQSLLVTTNIDSLKNGDVS; the protein is encoded by the exons atgtttaattttatgaaaaaaggcGTATCAGTGGCATCAGGAAGTGCTAGCGATAGGGAGAAGGCAGAGAgggaagaaaaagaaaaacggaAGCGTGAAAAGAAACAACGCAAAGAAGGCAAACATGCATCGGGGGTTCCCGGCAGTATGAGCACCGAGGAGTTATTGAGACTGGATGAG GTTCGACGTTCGCTTAAAATAAGAGGCCGTCGTAAGGAAAAGGAAAAATTGCCCAGTGGAATAACAGCAGATTATAGTGCTGAGTTTTTTGCGGCATTAAACGCGGATGCTTCTGGTGGCAGTGAATTAGATCGGGGAAATGAGGAAATTGTAGCATCTGTAAACACGACTATAGAGAGTCGATATAATGGTAGCGGCAATACGAGCATACATTCCATTGCAGAATCATCAGCTTACATGGGAGCTATAGGAGACGTCTCGAAG AGTCGTTTCATGCTTCCTGTTCCACCAAAACCACCTAAACGTGGTATTCTTAAAGGATCTCGCAGTAATATTAGTAATATACACGAGGAAATAACGGTGGCATCTCCAGATGCCCTGATTCGTAATACAATTCAAAATGAAATGATTTTTGATGGTAATCGAAGTATGGGTGGAGCTGGATCTATTGGCTCGAGTTCAAGTCAACATGGAACATCATTTACGTCAGTAGAAAGTTTACGAAGCGATGAAGGCGGTATACAACGGGCCATGACTTTGCCAACCAGTGCTCGTTATACAACACATGTTCCACATGCAAATCTTAGAGTAATGACCTCACCCTCCCCAAGCGCCGATAGTCTTACAGATACCACAAATTCCTCATTTGCCACGCCTCCATTTTCACTAAGCCCCATTGGAGAATCTCAGGGTATAGAGCGATGGTCTAGAGTGCAAGCATTTGAAGATACTGATTTACCCCTTCCTCCAATTAAGCTGGTTAAATTACCACCGCCGAGATCATTAACTATTCGACGCAAAAAGTCTCCCCGTCAAGATTTTGGCTTTAGTTTACGTAAGGCCATTTGTTTGGATCGTACAGAATCATTGGCAAATCCGGTTTTTAAACCTGTAATTTTTGCGGAACCCGGAGCTGGTGGTAGTTCTACCGGTTTGTTACCTGGTGATCGTTTACTGAAAGTCAATGGAACTCCTGTATGTGATTTATCACGGGAAATAATTATTGAAATGATTAGGAATAGTGGAGAATCCGTTACTGTTGAA GTTCAACCCGTTTCTGAACTAGTTGAACTTAGTCGTCGTTGCATGccccaaaataatataaatgatgTCGACGATTCTGATCGTGCTCTTCTCAATGTTAACAATTGCAACACTTTAAAACGAAGTGCAAGTAAACGGATAAAG tcTCGCAATGCAAATgaattgcaacaacaaaattcaCAGGAAGAAAACTCTATTTCGACTACAAACGAAGCAAACTGCAATAATGACCATGTGTGGTTGGTACATCGTGGCGGTTTCTGTGCTGCTTTACGTTTGTCACAGACCAAATCCCATTTGGATAATCACAAGGTTGTCATACAACTCTTGCACAATGGCGAAGAGATGACTGTAGACGAGGATGATATAGAGAAACAAAATTCTCCATCGTTAGACTTAGTGGAAGATATATGTGAATTGAAACATTTAAATGAGGCGTCAGTTTTACATTGCCTACGCCAACGCTTCGCCAGCAATCTCATTCATACCAAAGCAGGACCGACATTGTTAGTAGTTAATCCAATGGCACCATTATCATTATATTCTGAAaag gtGGTGTCGATGTTTCGCGGTTGCAAGACAGAAGATATGCCTCCGCACATATATTCTTTGGCGCAAACCGCCTACAGGGCAATGTTAGAATCTCGTCGCGACCAAAGTCTTATATTCATGGGTCGTTCTGGTTCTGGCAAAACAACCAGTTTTAAACACGCACTTTATTACTTGGCGTTGGCAGCTG GTTCCGTTAATAATTTCCTAAATGCTGAAAAGGTGAATTCGGTTAACATCATACTTGAGGCTTTCGGAAAtgcaaaaacatgtttaaatgcGAATGCTACACGTTTAACCCAGTTATTGAGTTTAGATTTTGATCAATCTGGACAGATAGCATCGGCGTCTTTACAG GTTTTATTGCCCGAAAGACAAAGAGCTGGACGAAGGTTGAACAATGAACACTGTTTTCACATAATGTCCCGTTTGTTGGCTGGTGCTGCAGGATCTTTGCAAAAGGAGTTGCATATTGATAGCCTACCCGCCGAAGATAATCACCCGTTTGTATCATTGTCACAAAAACTTGAAGATCGACAGCGTGCAGCAGCAGAATTTATGAGAGTAGTTCAAGCATTTGAGACATTAAATATTGATCCAAAAGCTGTTAGGGGCATTTGGAGTATTTTAGCTTCGATATATCATTTGGGATTGGCTGGAGTGACGGTTGTTGGAGCAGGTCCTACAGCAAGGACTCAATTTGCAAATCCATCTGCGGCTCGAAAGGCAGCTGCATTATTAGGCGTGTCGTTGGAAGATTTATCGGGCGCTGCTTTTAATGTAAACGCATCTGGCAATACAAGTCCATCGAAGACATCTGGAGACAATATTGAGTGCGCATGGGAAAGTTTAGATGCTTTAGTTATTGGATTATATTCGGAAGCTCTAGCTGCGGTTGTAGCCCTCATAAACAAAGCAATTTGCACTTCAGCTCATACCATTGCGTCTATTGTTTTAGTTGATACACCAGGATTTCAAAATCCTGCAAGCTGCGGTTCTCAAATAGGCGCTACATTGTCGGACTTGAAACACAATTATCTACAGGAACGTTTACAATTGTTATTTCATCACAACACTTTAGTCGCACCCCGTGATCGATATGCACAGGAATTAGTTGAAATTGACACTGAATGTGTGGGTGATACGAATCCAGGACCCTTAGTTTCACTAATCGATAAAGCTCCACAAAACCACGTTGTTCGTTCTTCTCAAAGAGATCTGCGAGAACAAGATCGACGAGGTTTATTGTGGCTATTAGATGAAGAATCAATTTATCCCAATTCCAATGACGATACATTCCTTGAGCGTTTATTTTCCCATTATGGTGATCGTGAGCATCAAACATTATTGCGCAAATGCACAGGTCCAAAGCAATTTGTTCTTCAGCATTTACAAGGAACAAATCCCGTCTTGTACAGTGTTAATGGATGGGTACGTAATAGTCGAGAGCATCCCGCCATACGCAATGCTGGTTCTTTGCTTCAAGATTCGTCTAGAGATGAAATCAGCCGCCTTTATATTGGTTCGCTTACCCGGAGTTCTGGCGGTATAGTATTTTGTGGTTCATTTGCTGGCCTTGAGGGCACTCAATCATTAAGAAGAGTATCAAGTATTAGAAGATCCTTTACTTCTGCAGGAGTAAAACGCAATTCAATCATGTTACAAGTTAAATTTACTGTCGATGGCATCATCGATACTTTAAGAAGAACCGGTACACATTTCGTTCACTGTTATCTTTTGCAACATAATGCTGGACAACACACTGCATTCACATCCAATGGTTCCCCCAATACACTAGCTGTTCAAAATGCCAAAGATGATTTGGTTAATATACCGTTATTGCGTAGTCAG ttgagGGGATCCCAGGTTTTGGACGCCGCTAGATTACATCGTTTAGGTTTTCCAGAATCTGTTCCCCTGGGGGAATTTGTTAGACGTTTTGGTTTGTTGGTAGGCGAATCAAACAAAGATATTACAGTCGAACAAATATTGTCTTCCAACGAAATTGACCCGACCACCTATCGCATTGGACCAAGTCAG ATTTTATTCCGTTCAGGTGTTTTGAGCGAATTAGAAGCAAAACGCGATGAACTATTATCAGATCGCATTATTCAATTGCAGGCGTACTGTCGTGGCCACCTCGCACGAAAGGCAATGGCTCAAAGAAGAGTACAA gaacTTGCTGTTCGTTGCATACAACGTAATGTTAAAGCATTCCTTGTTGTGAGAGATTGGCCATGGTGGCGACTTTTAGTACGTGTTATGCCCCTATTAAATGTTCACCGTACAGAGGAACAACTTAAAATCGCTAATGAAGAACTACTAACTCTACGAGCAAAACTAGAGAGAATCGAAAATGATCGTAACGAACTAAAGACTGAAAATCAAAAACTAGAAGCCaag TTATCCGAAATGACGGTAGATTTAGCTGAAGAACGTTCTACAGCCAATATGGCAACGGAACGTTTGGAAGCCGAAACCGGAGAGCGACTCCGTCTGGAAAAAGAACTGTCGGAGAAGGAAAACAAAGTTAAGAGTTTACAAGAAACTACCGAAAAACTGGAAATGGAATTAATTTGTGCCAAATCGGACCTGAATGGCATTTCTGAAGAAGAAGAAGATCTAGAAAACGAAGACGGCAGTTCATCTGGCAgtatatataaacttaaatatgAACGTGTAGCAAAAGAACTTGAATTTACCAAAAGAAGATTACAAACACAGCACGAGCATGATTTGGAACAGCTAATTGgtctaaaaaaacaattggaGAAGAAG CTGTCCGATGCTTACGAAGAGGTCGAAGAACAACGTCAGGTCGTTGGTCAATGGAAACGCAAGGCTCAGAAAATGACCAATGAAATGAACGATTTAAGAATGCTTTTAGAAGAGCAAAGCGGCCGCAATAATTTATTGGAGAAAAAGCAAAGAAAGTTCGATTCTGAATGTCAAGCATTACAA GACACCGCTCGTCAAGAACGTCAATCGAAGGAACGTTTATCCCGAGAAAATGATATACTCATTGCTGAAAAATTTACGCTGGAACAATCATTAGCG GACACTCGCCTTGAGCTCGATCTTAAGGAAGAAAAGTTAGCATCATTACAACGAGAGTTGGAGGAAATGACATTTGGTGGCGGTACTGAAGAAGAGATTGCTCAGTTAAGGCGATCCAAAAATGAATTGGATAGACGAGTCAAGGAACAAGAAGAGGAGTTGGACGAAATGGCAGGTCAAGTTCAATTGTTGGAACAAGCTAAATTACGATTGGAAATGACATTGGAAACAATGCGCAAAGAAGCGCGAAGAGAGGCTCAACAGCGAGACGAAGAATTGGAAGAAGCTCGTGGTAGTgcatataagaaaattaaag CCCTTGAATGTCAACTAGAGACTGAGCATGAAGAAAGAACTCTGTTATTGAGGGAAAAACATGAATTGGAACGTCGACTTTCATCAATGGAGGACCAAGATCGTGTTGATCGACAAGCTGAGGAGGCAGCTAATCAAAAAATCCGTCGTGATTTGCGTAAATACAAAGCTCTACTTAAAGATGCTCACGCTCAATTGGAAAGACTTAAGGCTGACACCCCTGGCAAAACTTTAATACGTCAACTTCGTAATCAACTTGAGGACGCTGAGTCTGCCCGCACTTTAGCAATGAAAGCACGACAAACTGCCGAAGCAGACTTGGCTGAAGTTCAATCGATGTACGAAGAGTCCAATAGAGCTCGCAATGAAGCTGAGGATCGAGCCAACGCAGCTCAACGTGAGCGCACTGAATTGCAAGCCCAAATAGAAGAAAACGAAGAAGAATTGGCCGAGCTAATGAAAAAGTACAGTGCTGCGGTTAAACAGCTAAACACCGAGCAGATTGCAGCTTCcgaatatgaatttaaattatcGGAATTGGAAGCAGAAAGAAATAATCTTAAAGAGCAAATAACAGAATTGCAACATAGActggaaaatattgaaaatttgacaGATCCCTCGGCGGCTATGATGTCGAAACG atTGGAGTTACGTACCAAAGAATTGGAATCAAGATTAGAATTAGAACAGGCCACTAGAGCTCGTTTAGAAGTTCAAGTAAATCGTCACAAAGAAGCCTTAGAACGGCTACAAAATGAAGTTTCACAAGCTAAAGTTCGAGAACTACAGGCCCAAGATGCACTGAAAAAGTCTCAGAAAAGTTTAAGGGAACTGCGCGAAGAGTTCCACGTTGTATCTGGTAGAGAACAAGAGTCTGTAACAAAACGGAAggatttagaaaagaaaatagaacAAGTTGAATCGGAATCATCTGCACTGAAGAATGATTTGCGATTAGCTTTACAACGTATTGCTGATTTACAACAAGCAATGGAAGAAGGCGATGAAGATTTAACAGACAG CGAGGATTCACAAACTTCGGATGCCTCTCTTAGCGATCTTGAAGACCGTCTAAAACCCATACAAGTACGACGATCATCTCTGCAAAAGCAAAATGGAGGCTCAGTTAGTACCACCACCACATTAGTCCGAGAGAAAGCCGATAATAGCCCCAG AATAACATTGACTTCACCCTCCTCTCCACATATACACAAATTGGCACTGACTGCCAAGAAATTAAATGATGATGACCCTAAACAATCCCTATTGGTAACAACAAATATCGACTCTCTTAAAAATGGTGATGTTTCTTAA